One Sanguibacter keddieii DSM 10542 genomic window carries:
- a CDS encoding ketopantoate reductase family protein — MKILVVGAGATGGYYGGRLAQAGRDVTFLVRERRAAQLRERGLRITGLGDDEVVEPALVTAADLDHTYDLVLLTVKATGLEAALDDLAPAVGPGTVALPVLNGMAHLDSLDARFPEAEVLGGVVRIVATLTDDGDVRVMAPLAQVRVGPRGTTTSPALEAVQEALDVPGIEVQPVPDVLATMWHKWVFIVATGAVTGLARGPVGPIVAAPGGEGFVRAVLAEATAVAEAAGYPVPERETDASLALLTEPGSSFTSSLYRDLVAGRATEAEHLLGDLTLRARELGVATPLVDLALLQMRVAEAQRA; from the coding sequence GTGAAGATCCTCGTCGTCGGAGCCGGTGCCACCGGCGGGTACTACGGCGGCCGCCTGGCCCAGGCGGGGCGCGACGTGACCTTCCTCGTCCGCGAGCGCCGGGCGGCGCAGCTGCGCGAGCGCGGCCTGCGGATCACCGGTCTCGGGGACGACGAGGTGGTCGAGCCCGCGCTCGTGACCGCCGCCGACCTCGACCACACCTACGACCTCGTCCTGCTCACCGTGAAGGCGACCGGCCTCGAGGCCGCCCTCGACGACCTCGCGCCCGCGGTCGGCCCGGGCACCGTGGCGCTGCCGGTGCTCAACGGCATGGCGCACCTCGACTCCCTCGACGCGCGGTTCCCGGAGGCGGAGGTGCTCGGCGGCGTCGTGCGCATCGTGGCGACGCTGACCGACGACGGCGACGTCCGGGTCATGGCCCCGCTCGCCCAGGTCCGGGTCGGCCCGCGCGGCACCACCACCTCACCGGCGCTCGAGGCGGTGCAGGAGGCGCTCGACGTCCCCGGCATCGAGGTGCAGCCGGTGCCCGACGTCCTGGCGACGATGTGGCACAAGTGGGTGTTCATCGTCGCTACCGGCGCCGTCACCGGGCTCGCCCGCGGTCCCGTCGGTCCCATCGTCGCCGCGCCTGGCGGGGAGGGCTTCGTGCGGGCGGTCCTCGCCGAGGCGACGGCCGTCGCCGAGGCTGCCGGCTACCCGGTGCCCGAGCGCGAGACCGACGCGTCGCTCGCCCTGCTCACCGAGCCCGGCTCGTCGTTCACCTCGTCCCTGTACCGCGACCTGGTCGCCGGGCGGGCCACCGAGGCCGAGCACCTGCTGGGCGACCTCACGCTCCGCGCCCGCGAGCTCGGCGTGGCGACCCCGCTCGTCGACCTGGCGCTGCTGCAGATGCGCGTCGCAGAGGCGCAACGCGCCTGA
- a CDS encoding SGNH/GDSL hydrolase family protein, translating to MTLSIKAGSTVLFIGDSITEWGRDDATGSLGHGYVRKAADLWAAAHPDHPVTVVNRGISGNRVADLRDRWTRDAIDVQPDVVTVMIGINDTWRAMDSGEVTTAEAYEVDYRHSLDRLVSGTSAQLMLVEPFLLPVTPEQWDWRPDLDPRIAVVRRLAAEYDATLLAADGMLNQLAVNTGGGAVVSGFARYADDGVHLTDEGADVLAAAWIAGTEAV from the coding sequence ATGACGCTGTCCATCAAGGCCGGGTCGACCGTGCTGTTCATCGGCGACTCGATCACCGAGTGGGGCCGGGACGACGCGACCGGCTCGCTCGGCCACGGGTACGTCCGCAAGGCCGCCGACCTCTGGGCCGCCGCCCACCCGGACCACCCGGTCACCGTCGTGAACCGGGGGATCAGCGGCAACCGCGTGGCCGACCTCCGCGACCGCTGGACCCGCGACGCCATCGACGTCCAGCCCGACGTCGTCACCGTGATGATCGGCATCAACGACACCTGGCGCGCCATGGACAGCGGCGAGGTCACGACCGCCGAGGCCTACGAGGTCGACTACCGGCACAGCCTCGACCGGCTCGTCTCGGGCACGTCCGCCCAGCTGATGCTCGTCGAGCCGTTCCTGCTCCCCGTCACCCCCGAGCAGTGGGACTGGCGCCCGGACCTCGACCCGCGCATCGCCGTCGTGCGCCGCCTCGCGGCCGAGTACGACGCGACCCTCCTCGCCGCCGACGGCATGCTCAACCAGCTCGCCGTGAACACCGGGGGAGGAGCCGTCGTCTCCGGCTTCGCCCGCTACGCCGACGACGGCGTGCACCTCACCGACGAGGGCGCCGACGTCCTCGCCGCCGCCTGGATCGCGGGCACCGAGGCGGTCTGA